CGCACACTTCGAGAAATCAGCAAACCTATCACGTTGCCAGggtttttcacattttcaattGAAGGAGACTACAATACCTGTAATTGAGACAAATAGAGAAGACAGTTGTGATATCTAGAACTTGCAAACCAATCTCATCCACCGATCAGCATGAAATTCACAATACTATATGTTCTCATTGATTTTCCATATTCCTACATAGATTTGGTGATCAAATCTGGCGTTCTCATTGAATTTAACCCTTGTAATAAGTAAAACACATTAGGAATAAAAATACCAGAAAAACATTGAgctctttttttgggttaagtTTGAATCGCTGAGCTGAACAGAAAAATCAAAGTACAAGCTTCTCACTAAGTTCTGCAATACTGCACCTACAATAGCTACATAAAATTAACCATTCCAACTGAATAAACTCTCGAGGACGGGGAAACATTGGAGCAGCTAACCATCCGGAcgttacccaaaaaaaattaaccaccCAGACAGCACATATGAATGAAGTTGGACACCAATGCCTTCATGCTGTTTATTACTAGTTGTTCCACAGCATAACATAAATCAGCCACGGCCACGCCCTACACCTGGTCAGGaaaattatatacatttgaTTGGTAAGTCGAGTTCTTATGATCTCATTGGCGAACATTAAGCTGAATAtaccatgaaaagaaaaaataaggcAGCATATAGATTTTAAACCCTAGTATTGATGGCTCTAACTAGAACTTGTGCTGGTACAGAATGAGCGTACAGTCAATAACTAAATTGCTATTGCTTTGATATAGAGTTATCGTCTATCAGCAGCTTGTAATAagtgaccctttttttttattctctttcctGTACGGCTTGTAATAAGTGTGATTTAATAGGTGACTACAAAAGCATATAATCTACCAGTGTTCTCTCTGTACTTAATAGGACAGCTTATTTGCTTTCTATGCCACTAATAAGAAAATCACCAAGAAATATATATTGGTTTAGATAAGTTCACCTCTGTTTCCACCAGGCTTTCCACCAGATCCACCTCTGCCTCGGCCTCCACCCGGACCCTTAGCACTTCCATCATCCAAACCACGCCCAATTCCTTTTGCTTGGCGTCCTCCAGGACCATCCTCCCTACCTCGCCCCCTTCCGCGCCCTACCCCAGGTGGCCTCCTATCTGGAAAATGCAAGCAATTAATCAAATAAGAAGCTAAATTTAAGTAATATCCGATTTCATAAACGCACAAAGCTTTATCTTACCCCATTGCAGGGTGAAAAGCCTGAAAGAGAACTCAAAGCAGGACTATGGTCGGGTAAAACTAAATCATTTTAGTCCAAATATGATATTTACATTAATTTTTGCTGCTCTAGACAAGAACCAATCATTATAACTGCGAAATTTATGTTCACCACAGTGATGCATCCAGTTACAGGTTACAATCCAATTTCTACAAACTCAGGTATGCAATACCTTTCatcagaatatatatatctatctaAACTATCTCGTCATTTGGAGGAGTGAGAATATGAACAAATACCCTAGTCTTACAAGACAAAAGAGTATACCTGAGCGGCTCTTGGTTTCTTCCTGAACCTTATCTATCACCTGAAAATACAAAGGAAACAATACTAGATTGATGAAATTGACCACtaaaacaaccaaaagaaagaagaacaaatgcACCAACGCAAATGATTACAGAGCCATGGCATCCAAATTTTAAATACATCAGCTAACTGTCAACATCATTCAATTTCACAAAAATACTAGATCCTAGAGTCATAAAGCCAAAACCAATGTGTTTC
Above is a genomic segment from Alnus glutinosa chromosome 12, dhAlnGlut1.1, whole genome shotgun sequence containing:
- the LOC133851287 gene encoding sm-like protein LSM4, whose product is MLPLSLLKSAQGHPMLVELKNGETYNGHLVNCDTWMNIHLREVICTSKDGDRFWRMPECYIRGNTIKYLRVPDEVIDKVQEETKSRSDRRPPGVGRGRGRGREDGPGGRQAKGIGRGLDDGSAKGPGGGRGRGGSGGKPGGNRGVGRGRG